A single Spiroplasma floricola 23-6 DNA region contains:
- a CDS encoding MMB_0454 family protein: MYISIERNSRGSLEIDEKLLSKIIEFDVRSNAKGFKDIQASVSIHQETSLFIVVRIYTMEKGLFLMDGVKVTSIINDSIHKTLGIKPKNIAFAFIK; encoded by the coding sequence ATGTACATTTCTATAGAAAGAAACTCTAGAGGTTCTTTAGAGATTGATGAAAAATTACTAAGCAAAATAATTGAATTTGATGTTCGCTCAAATGCTAAGGGATTTAAAGATATCCAAGCCTCAGTAAGTATTCATCAAGAAACTAGTTTATTTATTGTTGTGAGAATTTATACTATGGAAAAGGGGTTATTTTTAATGGATGGTGTAAAAGTAACTTCAATAATTAATGATTCTATTCATAAAACTTTAGGAATTAAACCAAAAAATATAGCATTTGCATTTATAAAATAG
- a CDS encoding ABC transporter permease, giving the protein MDFKLNRWLRNQKIKSNLINEKNLVKLNYFKSSVIAILIGLFMGAIIVFAQNFNGLSFIFTSFGYSFDSDTIDETLNYFTVFIFMGLGLALGFKVGLFNMGGSGQAILGMALAIAIIGAKAKAEGLTDIKYIDKNFIIVIFLVFILSGVLISTMAGLFKVFFNIHEVVTTVMLNWIVWYLARWMLLDTKLGWPEYSKEPNHASPSLNPDWLSIGDNNWILGIILSLLSVSIIYLLLKFTTFGYKFKVVGKQPQAAMYAGIKNRQYLILTTALQGLFIGLGAVFYWVNIKKRMTVNTTDLPSIGFDAIPVALVAFNNVLAIVPIALIWATLKAGSDRAIGVDFIGLSTETPSLIFGIIIYSSAIYILFLKFSPIEKIKTYLFELKCSIYQDLKLESNIKISAIKKEMRTIFSRNDILEIKEQIEKQKSELRSLKEKNKKSLKNETEINSNSKEQILVKEEFIKKLELQLKEEINNYVGIYKSKTKMIKGELLLNRKSLLEEYENNSYKGLNKKVKNELSLKYFSIMDQFVLMQIERNELVKNLKRELKLTKELDSRNNIKEQIKETRVSYDKKAKDIINEYNKLKKSKFEKLKEAQREAKLYLNEINIKFEDVLKNSKLDNKTESLEISKIKDNINIVENKLKSINLDKEQKETLNSELSHLKLDLKSEVYKNSMNNKRNNLKLKIEKYKQELEVVDKYGC; this is encoded by the coding sequence ATGGATTTTAAATTAAATAGATGATTAAGAAATCAGAAAATTAAAAGTAATTTAATAAATGAAAAAAATTTAGTAAAACTTAATTACTTTAAATCCTCTGTTATTGCTATTTTAATAGGTTTATTTATGGGAGCAATTATTGTTTTTGCTCAAAATTTTAATGGATTAAGTTTCATATTTACTTCTTTTGGTTATTCATTTGATTCAGATACAATTGATGAGACATTAAATTATTTTACAGTATTTATTTTTATGGGTCTTGGTCTTGCACTTGGTTTTAAAGTTGGACTATTTAATATGGGAGGTTCTGGACAAGCAATTTTGGGAATGGCTTTGGCTATAGCAATTATAGGTGCAAAAGCAAAAGCAGAAGGTCTAACTGATATTAAATATATTGATAAAAACTTTATAATAGTAATATTTTTAGTATTTATACTAAGTGGTGTTCTTATATCAACAATGGCTGGTCTATTTAAAGTATTTTTCAATATTCATGAAGTTGTAACTACTGTTATGCTAAATTGAATTGTTTGATATTTAGCAAGATGAATGTTGTTGGATACAAAATTAGGATGACCTGAATATTCCAAAGAACCAAATCATGCTTCACCTTCATTAAATCCAGACTGATTATCAATTGGTGATAATAATTGAATTCTTGGAATTATTTTGTCCTTATTATCAGTATCTATAATTTATTTATTACTTAAATTTACTACATTTGGTTATAAATTTAAAGTAGTTGGTAAACAACCTCAAGCAGCAATGTATGCAGGAATTAAAAATAGACAATATTTAATTTTAACAACTGCTTTACAAGGTTTATTTATTGGTTTAGGAGCTGTTTTTTATTGAGTTAATATAAAAAAAAGAATGACAGTTAACACAACTGATTTACCATCAATAGGTTTTGACGCAATACCAGTGGCTTTGGTTGCTTTTAACAATGTGCTTGCAATTGTTCCAATAGCATTAATTTGAGCAACATTAAAAGCAGGTTCAGATAGAGCAATTGGAGTTGACTTTATTGGATTATCTACTGAAACACCAAGTCTTATTTTTGGAATAATTATTTATTCATCAGCAATTTATATTTTATTTTTAAAATTTAGTCCTATAGAAAAAATAAAAACATATTTATTTGAACTTAAATGTTCTATATATCAAGATTTAAAATTGGAATCTAATATAAAAATAAGTGCTATTAAAAAAGAGATGAGAACTATTTTTAGTAGAAATGACATATTAGAAATTAAAGAACAAATTGAAAAACAAAAATCTGAGTTAAGATCTCTTAAAGAAAAAAATAAAAAATCCTTAAAAAATGAAACTGAAATAAATTCTAATAGTAAAGAACAAATTTTAGTTAAAGAAGAGTTTATTAAGAAATTAGAACTTCAACTAAAAGAAGAAATAAATAATTATGTTGGTATTTATAAGTCAAAAACTAAAATGATAAAAGGAGAACTTCTTTTAAATAGAAAATCTTTATTAGAAGAGTATGAAAATAATTCATATAAAGGTTTAAATAAAAAAGTTAAAAATGAATTGAGTTTAAAATATTTCTCTATTATGGATCAATTTGTTTTAATGCAAATTGAAAGAAATGAATTAGTTAAAAATTTAAAAAGAGAACTTAAATTAACTAAGGAACTTGATTCAAGAAATAATATAAAAGAACAAATTAAAGAGACTAGAGTTAGTTATGATAAAAAAGCTAAAGATATTATTAATGAATATAATAAATTAAAAAAATCTAAATTTGAAAAGTTAAAAGAAGCACAAAGAGAGGCTAAATTATATTTAAATGAAATTAATATTAAATTTGAAGATGTATTAAAAAATTCAAAATTAGATAACAAAACTGAATCATTAGAAATTAGTAAAATAAAAGATAATATAAATATTGTGGAAAATAAACTAAAATCTATAAACTTAGATAAAGAACAAAAAGAAACTCTAAACTCTGAACTGAGTCATTTAAAATTAGATTTAAAATCAGAAGTTTACAAAAACTCTATGAACAATAAAAGAAATAATCTAAAATTAAAAATAGAAAAATATAAACAAGAACTGGAGGTAGTTGATAAGTATGGCTGCTAG
- a CDS encoding ABC transporter permease: protein MAASLMENFSLYFAVFALAATSGLIAERSGVVNVGIEGFMIIGGLLASLVGSSLEPIAGNGSQIIALLVGALFGGLLSLLHSFASIKLKADQIVSGTAINLLAQGFGLYIATTGSTFINGKYTIIALDSLNIISIYLIITIIITLSAGLYFTFTKPGMRHIAAGENPNALEAAGVNVIKYRVLAVFVSGCIAALAGGIYIITVKGSYFRGTADGFGFLALAIMIVGQWRIKFVAIASAAFAFFFALSKVLPLYTNSGWLTQNKNLFLVLPFVLSLGTMIVLSKWSKPPAAVGIPYDKSKR from the coding sequence ATGGCTGCTAGTTTGATGGAAAATTTCTCACTATATTTTGCAGTATTTGCATTAGCCGCAACGTCTGGTTTAATTGCTGAAAGATCTGGTGTTGTTAATGTTGGTATTGAAGGTTTTATGATTATTGGTGGATTATTAGCAAGTTTAGTTGGTTCTTCATTAGAGCCAATAGCAGGTAATGGATCACAAATAATTGCATTATTAGTTGGAGCATTATTCGGAGGATTATTATCTCTATTACATTCATTTGCTTCTATAAAATTAAAAGCAGATCAAATTGTTTCTGGTACAGCTATAAATCTACTTGCTCAAGGATTTGGATTATATATAGCAACTACTGGTTCAACATTTATTAATGGAAAATACACAATAATAGCGTTGGATTCATTAAATATTATTTCAATATATCTAATAATTACAATAATAATTACATTAAGTGCAGGTTTATATTTTACATTTACTAAGCCAGGAATGAGACATATAGCTGCTGGAGAAAATCCAAATGCTTTGGAAGCAGCAGGGGTTAATGTTATTAAGTATAGAGTACTAGCTGTATTTGTATCAGGTTGTATTGCAGCATTAGCTGGTGGAATTTATATAATAACAGTAAAAGGATCATACTTCCGTGGAACAGCTGATGGCTTTGGTTTCTTAGCATTAGCAATTATGATTGTTGGTCAATGAAGAATTAAATTTGTTGCAATTGCATCAGCAGCATTTGCTTTCTTCTTTGCTTTATCAAAGGTTTTACCATTATATACAAATTCTGGTTGACTAACACAAAATAAAAATTTATTTTTAGTTCTTCCTTTTGTATTATCTCTGGGGACAATGATTGTACTTTCTAAATGATCAAAACCACCAGCAGCAGTTGGTATACCATATGATAAATCGAAAAGATAA
- the efp gene encoding elongation factor P, which translates to MSVNDLRPGSTFLYDGNIFVVLENSFSKTGRQQGKVTVKVKNLRTGARVEITFTGGEKVEKALIEKKDMQFLYNDGTNCVLMNIETYEQVEIASSKLDWELKFITDGIMVKMTEYNGEILGITIPEKIELTIVEAEPAVKGDTTSGAQKKAKVETGLEITVPLFIKEGEKVLINTTDGKYSGRAN; encoded by the coding sequence ATGTCAGTAAACGATTTAAGACCTGGAAGCACATTCTTATATGATGGAAATATTTTTGTAGTTTTAGAAAACTCATTTTCTAAAACAGGAAGACAACAAGGAAAAGTAACAGTTAAAGTTAAAAATCTTAGAACTGGTGCTCGAGTTGAAATTACATTCACTGGTGGAGAAAAAGTAGAAAAAGCCTTAATTGAAAAAAAAGATATGCAATTTTTGTATAATGATGGAACAAATTGTGTATTAATGAATATTGAAACTTATGAACAAGTTGAAATTGCATCATCAAAATTAGACTGAGAACTTAAGTTTATTACTGATGGAATTATGGTTAAAATGACAGAATATAATGGTGAAATTTTAGGTATTACAATTCCTGAAAAAATTGAACTTACAATAGTTGAAGCAGAACCTGCAGTAAAAGGTGATACAACTAGTGGTGCTCAAAAAAAAGCAAAAGTTGAAACAGGATTAGAAATTACAGTTCCTTTATTTATTAAAGAGGGAGAAAAAGTTCTAATTAATACAACAGATGGTAAATATTCTGGAAGAGCAAATTAA